Within the Staphylococcus warneri genome, the region GTTGTTGTTGTCCTAAAACAAGTGTATAAATTAAACTCACAACAACTTGATATACCATGACGATACAAAATCCAAGTAATGCCCAACTGATGATGTATCGTTTAGGTTCTTTATGACCTGCTTCCAATCGAGTGGGATTTTTAATATATAAGTTAATTAATATGATTAATATAGCAGCAATAATAAATAATGATACTTGTGTATATATCATAAATTGAGTTGTTTCCATACCTTTTTCTGGATGGATTAATCCACTTCGTAATAACATGCCTGGTAAAAATTGAGCTAAGGCATAAATTAATACTGTTAATAATGACACCCAAAATCTTTTCATATTGGACCTCCGATTTTCTGTTTATAGTTTATTTTATCGTAAAAAATCATTATGTACAAAATAAATTCAAAGACGTCCTGCTTGAAATGTTGACCAAATTTGATTATTATAAAAGTAGTTTAGCACTCTAAAAGTTTAAGTGCTAAAATTCGTACTCAACAAGGAGGAACAATCATGCTTAAACCATTAGGAAATCGTGTGATTATTGAAAGAAAAGAACAAGAACAAACAACTAAAAGTGGTATCGTATTAACAGATAGTGCTAAAGAAAAATCAAATGAAGGCATCGTTAAAGCAGTTGGAAAAGGTCGCTTATTAGACGATGGTTCTAGAGTTGCTCCTGAAGTAAAAGAAGGGGATACAATTGTATTCCAACAATATGCAGGAACAGAAGTTAAACGTGGCGATGAAACATACATCGTATTAAATGAAGACGACATTTTAGCAATTATTGAAGCATAAAATAAACGTATTATAAAAAGTAAGAAGATTGACAATACTGGAGGTTAGACATAATGGCTAAAGATTTAAAATTCTCAGAAGACGCACGTCAAGCAATGTTACGTGGTGTAGATAAATTGGCAAATGCTGTGAAAGTGACAATTGGACCAAAAGGACGCAATGTTGTATTAGATAAAGAATATACAGCACCATTAATTACAAATGATGGTGTTACAATTGCGAAAGAAATTGAATTAGAAGATCCGTATGAAAATATGGGTGCCAAATTAGTTCAAGAAGTAGCTAACAAAACAAATGAAATTGCTGGTGATGGTACTACAACTGCAACAGTATTAGCACAAGCAATGATTCAAGAAGGTCTAAAAAACGTAACTAGTGGTGCAAACCCTGTAGGTTTAAGACAAGGTATTGATAAAGCAGTTCAAGTAGCAGTTGAAGCTTTACATGAAATTTCTCAAAAAGTAGAAAATAAAAATGAAATTGCTCAAGTAGGTGCCATTTCTGCAGCAGATGAAGAAATTGGTAAATATATTTCAGAAGCTATGGAAAAAGTGGGTAATGATGGTGTTATTACTATAGAAGAATCTAGTGGCTTTAATACTGAATTGGAAGTTGTAGAAGGTATGCAATTTGATAGAGGTTACCAGTCACCATATATGGTCACTGACTCAGATAAAATGATTGCGGAGTTAGAACGCCCATATATTTTAGTTACTGATAAGAAAATTTCTTCTTTCCAAGATATTTTACCTTTATTAGAACAAGTGGTTCAATCTAATCGTCCAATTTTAATTGTAGCAGATGAAGTAGAAGGCGATGCATTAACTAATATTGTATTAAACCGTATGAGAGGTACCTTTACAGCAGTAGCAGTTAAAGCACCAGGATTTGGTGATCGTCGTAAAGCAATGTTAGAAGACTTAGCAATTTTAACAGGTTCACAAGTCATTACAGATGATTTAGGATTAGAATTAAAAGATGCTTCAATTGATATGTTAGGTAGCGCTAATAAAGTTGAAGTAACTAAAGATAATACGACTGTCGTTGATGGAGACGGTGATGAAAATAATATCGATGCAAGAGTTAGCCAAATCAAAGCACAAATTGAAGAAACTGATTCTGACTTCGATAGAGAAAAATTACAAGAACGTCTTGCTAAATTAGCCGGTGGTGTGGCAGTCATCAAAGTAGGTGCTGCTAGTGAAACTGAATTAAAAGAACGCAAATTACGCATTGAAGATGCTTTAAACTCAACTAGAGCAGCTGTTGAAGAAGGTATCGTTGCTGGTGGTGGAACAGCGTTAGTAAATATTTATAAAAAAGTAAGCGAAATTGATGCAACTGGCGATGTTGAAACAGGCGTTAATATTGTCTTAAAAGCATTGCAAGCACCGGTTAGACAAATTGCAGAAAATGCGGGCTTAGAAGGTTCCATTATTGTAGAACGTCTTAAAAATGCAGATGCAGGCATTGGATTCAATGCAGCAACAAATGAATGGGTTAATATGCTAGAAGAAGGTATTGTAGACCCTACCAAAGTAACACGTTCAGCATTACAACATGCAGCAAGTGTAGCAGCAATGTTCTTGACAACTGAAGCTGTAGTAGCAACAATTCCAGAAAAAGATCAATCAGATCAAGCTGGAATGGGTGGCGGCATGCCTGGTATGATGTAAGTTCACGCCATCGCATAGATCGATTGATAAAACCTTCATAAATTAGACATAATGATAATAAAAACTTTCTAGTGATAACTTCCACTAGAAAGTTTTTTATTTATCAAAAATTATGCGTTTTCAAGCTAGTTATTAAAAATAATAACAACTTTTTCAAATAAAATAGCAAAAAAACACATAGAATAAAATAGTTGTGACACCACTTCTTAAATGTTATATTATTTATTGTGATTTTTATAAATAAATGTTTTAATTCATCAGCAATGTGTTGGCTTGAATTAGAGCATAATTCTTTTTTGACAATCAAATAATAAGGAGGAAGTCATAATTGAAACACCCTAGAAAAGACAACCAAGAAAATAAAAAAATAAACTATTTTTCCATTAGAAAATTAAAAGGGTATGGCGTAACAAGTATAACTATAGCTTCTTTGTATTTACTATTTGGACATTCCAATATTGCAAATGCAGCAGAAATCAATCAACCTAATGAAATAGAATTTAATTATACAAATAGTAAAGTAGTTAAAGATAAGCAAGATGAGAAACAACTTAATCAAAATAGCGAAATAATAAATGAAATACCAAATAATACTAACAATGAAGCAACGCCAATAATGGATGATAAACAGGTGACTTCTGAACAATCAATAAGTGGAAATAATGAACAATTAAAACAATTAATTCAACAGTATAAAAAAATAAATTTAGATGATAAAACAGATGAATCAATAAAAGAATTTAATCATGATATTTCTAATGCTGAACAATTTTTACAAAAGCAATCTACTCAAGCAGAAATAGATGGCTATTACAGAAATTTTATTAACAGTGCATCTAAATTAAAAAGAAAAAAGAATAACGATCAAGTTCTTACTATTAAAAAGCAAAATGCCAATAAAGGTGTACCTGCAACCAATTCAGAGCCATCAAGCAATAATCAACATTCTCAAGTAGTTCGACAACCAAGAGGTACAAGTTTTAGGGCTGTACCTAATCAAAACAGTAATGACCCTTTAAAATACAATGAAACTAATACAGGTGTCATTAACGGACACTTTGATCAAGTATCTGGAGGGAATTTGCCCAATCAAAATACAAGCTTAACGGTTGTTAAAGATGTTATAGGATGGACGAGTTTATCTACAGATCCAGATAAAGAATTTCCAATTGTAATGACTACTAGAGTTAGAAACTACCCAACATTTATGAGTGATAGTTCTGCTCCTTATGGTGTCGTACTAGCAAGAACTACAGATGGATTTGAAAGACGTGTACCTGATCCTAGAGTAGCTGGTATTTATCAAGATATTGATGTTGCACATAATTCAG harbors:
- the groES gene encoding co-chaperone GroES, whose product is MLKPLGNRVIIERKEQEQTTKSGIVLTDSAKEKSNEGIVKAVGKGRLLDDGSRVAPEVKEGDTIVFQQYAGTEVKRGDETYIVLNEDDILAIIEA
- the groL gene encoding chaperonin GroEL (60 kDa chaperone family; promotes refolding of misfolded polypeptides especially under stressful conditions; forms two stacked rings of heptamers to form a barrel-shaped 14mer; ends can be capped by GroES; misfolded proteins enter the barrel where they are refolded when GroES binds), which translates into the protein MAKDLKFSEDARQAMLRGVDKLANAVKVTIGPKGRNVVLDKEYTAPLITNDGVTIAKEIELEDPYENMGAKLVQEVANKTNEIAGDGTTTATVLAQAMIQEGLKNVTSGANPVGLRQGIDKAVQVAVEALHEISQKVENKNEIAQVGAISAADEEIGKYISEAMEKVGNDGVITIEESSGFNTELEVVEGMQFDRGYQSPYMVTDSDKMIAELERPYILVTDKKISSFQDILPLLEQVVQSNRPILIVADEVEGDALTNIVLNRMRGTFTAVAVKAPGFGDRRKAMLEDLAILTGSQVITDDLGLELKDASIDMLGSANKVEVTKDNTTVVDGDGDENNIDARVSQIKAQIEETDSDFDREKLQERLAKLAGGVAVIKVGAASETELKERKLRIEDALNSTRAAVEEGIVAGGGTALVNIYKKVSEIDATGDVETGVNIVLKALQAPVRQIAENAGLEGSIIVERLKNADAGIGFNAATNEWVNMLEEGIVDPTKVTRSALQHAASVAAMFLTTEAVVATIPEKDQSDQAGMGGGMPGMM